The Psychroflexus sp. ALD_RP9 region ACAAACATACTTGCTGTGGAGCCTACACTATTTAAAGTTAGGTTAGCATTGTTATTGGCTGCATCTTGTAATGTCCCACCATTCGCTGATAAACTGTTAACAGTAATACCATCTACATCAATATCTCCGTTTTGTACAGCATATCTAAATACAATATCTTGTGTTCCTGAACCGCTTTGATAAACGGCTTGGCGTGTTGTCGAGCCAATGGTAAGCGCTAACTGGGGCGTGCCGCCTGACGTATTCACAGTAATGTTTTCATTAAAATTAACCGTAAAATCTAAATTTTCACCAACATCGTAAGTGTCGTTACTAGGAACACTTACATTATTGATGACAGGAGCAATATCATCGGTAATTGTAATAGAAAGTTGTTTGGCAAAATCGTCTGTGCCATCGTTGGTGTTTACTCGTATGCTGTAAGTGCCTGCCATCAATGCGCCGTTACTTCTTAGTGCATTGCCATTAATGTTAAAGTTAGCGTTACCACTGTCGCCAGCGCCACTTACTAAACTATAGGTATGCGAATCGCCTGCATCAGCATCGGTGGTGGATAAAGTTGCGACGGTAGCATTAACACCGGTTGAACTTTGTCCAACCGAAGTAGTGCTTAATGTTATGTCGGTTGGGGCGGAGTTGGTGGGAGAGTCTATCGTTCCAGATCCTTCTATAGCAATAGATGAATTACAAGTAATAAAACTTCCAACTGGAATCCATGATTCTAAATTTGTTGAATTTGGATATCCAGTATTACTGTTGTTTCTTAAAATTAATGCTCCACCACCTAAATATAGACCCCAAAATCCACCAGAACTATTACTCCAGTATACCGATATTTGAGTTGAAATACCATCTACAACACCCGAACCATCATAGGCAGGTTTACCAGATAACATACCGAAATATGGTAAATTAACTGGGTTTGGTGATATGCAAGAACCGCTAACTTCAATTGAAGTACCTGATTGTGCGATTAAAGTTAATGAATTACTAATCAATAACAGATTTAATAATAGAAATAAATGTTTTTTCACTTAGTATAGTTTTTAAAATAAAGATAAAAGTAAATTATTATAGTTAGAGTGATTGATTAAAAATAATATAAACAAATTTAAATTAAGCATTTATTCTATATATACTGATAAAAATCTGTAAGTCTCATTTCTTTGCTTTGAAGCTTCTATTTGTCTCAAAAAGATTTAATTGTATCAAAACTGTTAACACATTTAAATATTTCGAATTAATTTTCATAAAAACTATCTTAAATTATTAACATCACACAGAATAATTTCTAGAAATAAAACAAATACTTAAAATTTAATAGTACTAATTGTTTATACTATAGTGCAAATCTTAGGCTGCTAGAAATATTTTATTTACGTTGCAAAATCATGAACATTCTTTAGTATTTAAAAACCAATATTTTTCATTAATAAGCATCTCTGGCGTAGCAACCGTCCTGAAACCAACGTGGTCAGAGCTAGACTTTTCAACATTACCCATTCTTGCTGAAATTCGGAAACTTGCACAATAAGATGCATGGCATAAAAATGAACCACCTTTTATTACGTGTTCTACTTCGTTAGGATTATTGTGACTAAATGAAGTTTCAGCTCCAGTTAGATTTTTAGTATATTATATTTTAATCTAAACTAGCATAGTGATTTACATAAAAATAAGCGTTGATTATTTTCCAAACATTCCTCATCGGTCAAGTAACAGATCAGTAATATGTATTTTGATATAATCACTGATAACATACACAAATTATGATTAAAAATAATGTTTGATATTAGTAAAAGATTATTCATTTCACATATACAACGCTATGACATTTTATTTATCGCAATTGTAATAATCTTGAAGACCATCTTTTTTAAATCTAACTTTATCAACATAAACGAAAATTGAATTACCACTTTGCATATAAAAATCTCTGTAACCACTACTAATTTTGTTATGATCAAGATCAGTTCGATTTGTTGTTCTTGGATTAGATGGTCTATTATTATACACTTCATAGCTGAAATAAATCTTATCATAATATCTATTTCGGAATTGTACAGACCATTTGTATTTTGTCCCATCATAATTCTTCCCACGATTCTTAACTCTAAAGTCTAAACCTTTGTAACAGTCCGTCTGATTCCAAGGACCCCAATCGCTCTGATTAAAGGGTTCTTCTAATTCAATCTCAACAGAATTAGAATGATAAGAGTTTAAGGTAAATGCTGTTAGAGTGAAAAAGGAAATAATAATCGGTGTAATAATTAAAAATTTAATTTTCATATTATTCAAATTATAAAGTTATGCCCAACCTTATTTAGGGGCTTGGCCAGGTCAAATATTTCGCCCTTTATATTCAATATTTACGAGTATTGATTGACACTAATTTTTAACCAATCTTACAGAATAGCCCATTACTTTATATTGTTGTGAGCCAAATACAAATCTCTTACTTGATGTAAATGCAAACCCATAAGCATTTTCTTCATCTACTTCTGTACTCGTCCAGTAGATTGTAGTTTCACCTCTCTGAAAAAAATTTGGCACGCCTCGAATTCCAACTGGATAAGCTGAAAATCCTGATGAATTATTTCCATAAAAAACTTTCCAGCCTTCTTTAGTTTTTAGTGCTTTAGCTCTGTTGTGCTGATAATTAGATAAAAGTGTTTCCCAGTCTTGCTTACTAGCCACTCTCCAACCTTCAGGTGCAATTCCTCTAGCATCATTTACAGCGAACCAATTGTATAAAAGTCCATGTTTTTCTGCCGTTGAAGGGTCGTTATTGTAATAACACCAGGCAGGTTGTTTATTTTTAGCAGCTGCTTCCCACTCTGCGTTGCTTTGAGCTTGTGGAATCGGTTCTCCGTTTTTGAAGCTCGTCGCATTGAGATTCATAGACCAAGTCTGAGCACCAATAGTTGTGGTGTTCTCAGATTGAGATATTCCTATATATGGAATTAAAAGAAGTAAATAAATCAGTCTAGAAGTTTTCATATATTAAATTTTAGCATGGGTTAATATTAATCTGTATAAATTTGTCATCTCTATTTAATTCTTGCTCAGTATCTACATCAAGGTGGCGCATATCGAAATCAAAGCGGAGTTGTTGGAAGTTGTCTCGTGTAATTAAATCGCTTGGAAGAAAAACTTCTACCAAAAAAATACTATAGGATACACCATTTATTATGTCAGTGCCTACGACACTAAGTTGACGATTACTCTCTTGGGTGAAAATGCTTGTATTAGCAAAGAAAATAACGAGATCGGTTACATCAAAACCGGGAATAGTTTGGTCGTTTCTTGGAATGTATACATAAAAACTCACGCTTGTAAATGAAGATGAAGGCAAGTTGCTGTAACAGACAGCATCCTCTATAAATTCACTTGTTGTCTCTACTTCATTGGTTATTACAGATTGTCCATTAATGGTAGTATTACCAAAAAGAAACTGATTATCCCAAATAGCATCAATATTTGCACTAGGATTATTGTCATTATCTTCTTCTTCACAGGATGTGAGCATCAAGAAAACAAATAACAGGGTGCTTACTTTTAGAATGTTTGAAATCATTTGTATTAAGTTTTAAGTTAGTCAAATGTCTTTATATAATGTAATTTTTAGTGAGCCTCACTATTGATCTTTGATGCACCTACAAGATGCTGCATTCCATTTTTTTCGACGTGTACCTGAGGTCTGAAAAGACTTAATTACTCCAATACCATAGGATTCATTAGGAATAAAAATATCAATATATTCAGCATGTTCTGAGTCCATTTCAGTCGAAGTCCAAAAGCTTGCCCTAAATCCTAAAAATGTAGGTCTGAGTGGCACTACTCCTAAAGTAGAACCTGCTGATTTAATATTCATGCCACTTAGATTATTACCTGGAGTAATCCAACCTTCAATTGAACGTAATTCATCACTTGCAGTAGAATAAGCATATTGATTCTGGTCGAGAGACTCGAACATATCCCACCATTCATCAATGCTTGGGATGTGCCAACCCTGAGGGCACAAATCTACCCACCGCACGGCATGCCAAGTGTAGAGAACGCCATACTCCTCATAATTATTAATGTTATCATCAGGATAACAATACGCTCGTATTCCATTAAAAGCATTACCACTTGATGTCCAATTATCAAAATCATTACTGTAGACTAAATCAGGGCCATTAACAGGTGGTGCGTTCCTAAGCCGAAGATTTTCTGCCATCCACTCTCTTCCATTAATAATCACCGTAGGGTAAAAATTGCCTTCATAATCTGTTACGCCATCACCCTCAGTATACAAAAGATTAGTGGCATCATTACCACAATCAAGATTACAATCAAGTTGAGAAGAATAAGATCCGTTTATTACTTGGCTACATTCGCCACTTAGGCAATCCCAACGACTTTGATTACCATCGCTTTCTAAATCTTCATCACTTTCTTCACAAGAAAATAGTAAAACCGAAACAATGGCCACTAAACCAATTTTTAAAATATTTAATTTCATGATAATTAAGATTTAAGTAATTAGTTTGTTAGTTGCACACCTGTACAGTTTCCTACAGTTATAGTTCTTTCTGGCCAAGTATAACCATCGCATTCAGCTGTATAAGTATAACTACCTTTTGGGACGTTAAAGTTTGCATTTGCATTTTGATCACATCCTGAAAAACCATTTGGATAAAAACCAGTAATTACATCCGATCCAACACCTTGTAAAAACACTGTTATATTACCACATCCCAGATCTGATTGAGTATAAAAAGAAACTTTACCTAAAGTATTGTTTGAACCACCACATTCAGATTCACAATTTGAACGTGATGAATACAGACCAAAGCTTGAAAAAACTTCTACACAAGTTCCATTGGCACAATCCCATGATGTATCATCTTCTTCTTCTTCACAAGATATTAGAGAAAAGACACTTAGAAATAGTAAAAAAATTAAAGATTTTGATTTTTTCATAACATTTAAATTTTATAGGTTTTAATTAATTGATTTGAATAGATAAACTCTAATAGAGTTTTAATTGATAAAAAACTTCGCTAATATGTTTTTATAATTATTAAAAATAAAACTTAACATTCATTACATAAATGACATATTAAGATTGACTTGTAAAGTATTTTAATGCAAGTAAGTTGAAAAAAACAGTCATGTCAATACCACGATAGTGGTATATTTAATGTAATGAAGTGTGATTTTAGGTCTGTTACCTTAAGCTATTAAATAAACCTAAACCTGTTTCGTAATTAATAAAACAGAATTTGACTTTGTTTATTTATTAGCATCTTTGTAATGTTAATTGCTTTTAAAACATGGCTAAACAAACTATTTCTAAAACTGAACGCTTAAAATCAAGAAAGGCTATTGACCGCTTGTTTAGTCAACGTCAATTTAATAAGGCTTTTCCTTTAAAATTAC contains the following coding sequences:
- a CDS encoding SUMF1/EgtB/PvdO family nonheme iron enzyme, whose product is MKGGSFLCHASYCASFRISARMGNVEKSSSDHVGFRTVATPEMLINEKYWFLNTKECS
- a CDS encoding fibrobacter succinogenes major paralogous domain-containing protein; translated protein: MKTSRLIYLLLLIPYIGISQSENTTTIGAQTWSMNLNATSFKNGEPIPQAQSNAEWEAAAKNKQPAWCYYNNDPSTAEKHGLLYNWFAVNDARGIAPEGWRVASKQDWETLLSNYQHNRAKALKTKEGWKVFYGNNSSGFSAYPVGIRGVPNFFQRGETTIYWTSTEVDEENAYGFAFTSSKRFVFGSQQYKVMGYSVRLVKN
- a CDS encoding fibrobacter succinogenes major paralogous domain-containing protein, with product MKLNILKIGLVAIVSVLLFSCEESDEDLESDGNQSRWDCLSGECSQVINGSYSSQLDCNLDCGNDATNLLYTEGDGVTDYEGNFYPTVIINGREWMAENLRLRNAPPVNGPDLVYSNDFDNWTSSGNAFNGIRAYCYPDDNINNYEEYGVLYTWHAVRWVDLCPQGWHIPSIDEWWDMFESLDQNQYAYSTASDELRSIEGWITPGNNLSGMNIKSAGSTLGVVPLRPTFLGFRASFWTSTEMDSEHAEYIDIFIPNESYGIGVIKSFQTSGTRRKKWNAASCRCIKDQ